From Erigeron canadensis isolate Cc75 chromosome 8, C_canadensis_v1, whole genome shotgun sequence, one genomic window encodes:
- the LOC122611295 gene encoding 3-ketoacyl-CoA synthase 6 — protein sequence MPQILPDFLSSVKLKYVKLGYTYLVNHFLTLVFVPIIATILVQLLRVGPDEIINTVKSLHLDLIQVLSSVFIIIFISTVYFMSKPRSVYLVDYSCYKAPITCRVPFSTFMEHSRLILKDNPKSVEFQMRILERSGLGEETSLPPAIHYIPPKPNMEAARGEAELVIFSAIDSLFAKTSLKPKDIDILIVNCSLFSPTPSLSAMVVNKYKLRSNIKSYNLSGMGCSAGLISIDLARDLLQVIPNSNAIVVSTEIITPNYYQGNERAMLLPNCLFRMGAAALLLSNKRRESGRAKYKLVHVVRTHKGSDDRAFKCVYEQEDPQGLVGINLSKDLMVIAGEALKSNITTIGPLVLPASEQLLFLFTLIGRKIFNSKWKPYIPDFKQAFEHFCIHAGGRAVIDELQKNLQLSAEHVEASRMTLHRFGNTSSSSLWYELSYIESKGRMKKGDRIWQIAFGSGFKCNSAVWKCNRTIKTPVQGPWEDCIDRYPVHIPEVVKL from the coding sequence ATGCCACAAATCTTGCCGGATTTCTTATCTTCCGTCAAGCTAAAATATGTTAAACTTGGTTATACATACCTAGTTAACCACTTCTTAACATTGGTATTCGTCCCAATTATCGCAACCATTCTAGTCCAACTCCTTCGAGTTGGACCAGATGAAATTATAAACACGGTTAAGTCACTACATCTCGACCTTATTCAAGTCCTTTCTTCCGTGTTTATAATAATATTCATTTCCACGGTTTACTTCATGTCTAAACCTCGATCCGTTTACCTCGTTGATTACTCGTGCTATAAGGCTCCCATCACGTGTCGTGTACCGTTCTCTACGTTCATGGAACACTCTAGGTTAATCCTTAAAGATAACCCTAAAAGTGTTGAATTCCAAATGAGGATCTTAGAACGTTCGGGTTTAGGTGAAGAGACGAGTTTACCCCCGGCTATTCATTACATCCCTCCTAAACCAAACATGGAGGCTGCTAGAGGTGAGGCAGAGCTAGTAATCTTTTCCGCAATTGATTCTTTGTTTGCTAAAACATCTTTGAAACccaaagatatagatatattaattgTGAATTGTAGTTTGTTTTCTCCAACTCCTTCTTTATCTGCAATGGTGGTGAACAAGTATAAATTGAGGAGTAATATCAAGAGTTACAATTTATCTGGGATGGGATGTAGTGCGGGTTTAATTTCTATTGATCTAGCTCGAGATTTGCTTCAGGTGATTCCTAATTCTAATGCTATTGTTGTAAGTACCGAAATTATCACACCGAATTATTACCAAGGGAATGAGAGAGCTATGTTGCTCCCAAACTGTCTGTTCAGAATGGGAGCTGCGGCGCTTTTGTTGTCAAACAAGCGCCGTGAGAGCGGACGAGCTAAGTATAAGCTCGTCCATGTCGTCCGAACACATAAAGGTTCAGACGACAGAGCATTTAAATGTGTGTATGAGCAAGAAGATCCACAAGGACTAGTGGGGATCAATTTGTCAAAAGATCTCATGGTAATTGCAGGGGAGGCACTTAAATCAAACATCACTACAATCGGCCCATTAGTCTTGCCAGCATCCGAACAGCTTCTTTTCTTATTCACCCTCATAGGCCGAAAAATATTCAACTCAAAATGGAAACCTTACATTCCTGACTTCAAACAAGCGTTTGAGCACTTTTGCATACATGCTGGAGGCAGAGCGGTGATAGACGAGCTCCAGAAGAATCTCCAATTGTCAGCAGAACATGTCGAGGCTTCAAGAATGACTTTACATCGGTTTGGCAACACTTCGTCTTCATCTTTGTGGTACGAGCTAAGTTACATAGAATCAAAAGGGCGGATGAAAAAGGGTGATAGGATTTGGCAAATAGCTTTCGGAAGTGGTTTTAAATGTAACAGCGCAGTTTGGAAATGTAACCGGACAATCAAAACTCCTGTCCAAGGTCCATGGGAGGATTGCATTGACCGATATCCTGTGCACATTCCAGAGGTCGTGAAGCTGTGA